Within the Candidatus Dependentiae bacterium genome, the region GATCTTCGCCTAAACGGGAATGCTCAACCGCTACGTAGCCAGCCACTACGTCAGTTACTTTAACGGGTAGGTTGTTTTGCTTTAAATAATTACGTATACCTTCCATATAATATGAAGTACAGGCTTTTGCAGCTGAATATTCTGGGCTGTATGCCACACCTCGTTGTCCACTGGTTGATGAGATTCCCACTAAATGTCCAGAACCTTGTGCTTTAAAAAAATCTAGAGCAACATCTGCCATTGCTATAAAACCTTTTGCATCAACATCGAGAGTTCTTTCTTTTTCAGACCATGTTTTTTGTGGATTAAAGTCGGCTTCATTTTTTGCAGTTGCATTGCGGTTATCAAGGTAGGCACTAATGCTAATAACCATAAGGTCAAGGCCACCCATTTTCTCAATAAGTTCTTGTAGTTGTTGGCGTGCACTTGGGTGTGTCACATCAATTTGTTTGATAAATGTCGGTGTGGCGATTTCTTTCTGTAATGATTCGAGTAAAGATATCCTTCGGGCTACCAAACCTACGTTATAACCTTCTTTGCTTAAAAGCTTTGCTATCTCTCTTCCCATTCCCGAACTTGCGCCTATAACAATAGCTTTTTTTTCTGTAGGTAAACAATCAGTAATGACTGCTCTAAAAGAGCAAGCAACTATAAGCAGTAGTGAACGAAAAAGCTTCATGATTACCTCCTGTAATATAATAAAAATTGTCATATGTTTATAAAAAGGAATTACATAATATAGCATACTATTAATTAAAATTACAAATCAAGGTTATTAAGCCAGAAAATTTTGTGTTTGAGCATCTTAACGCCCATTTTAGATCTATCGGTTGAATTTTTACCGCTAAATTTAGCAAAAGGTGCCTTGGCGCTAGATGTATCAGTGATAAAGCACTTAGGTGAGTCGATGTGCTGTATGGCAGCATCTATTGATTTAAGCAAAACTTTATCAAATATCTTAAATTTTACCCATATTCTAAACCATCCATGAACCGTTGTTGGCTTGCCATAATAATCAGGTAAATTATGCCATTGGCAGCCAGTGGTCAATGTATAGAGAATTCCACTTACTACTAGTTTTTGATTTGTTGGCGGTCTACCAACCTTGGATTTTTTTTTAGGAAAAACGTTTTTGATTTCATTTCTTATATTTTCTGATATCATAAACATTAGAGCATCTGCTTTTTGTTTGATTCAACGGCTATTTTAGCCGATAAACAAAGAAGATGCTCTATTTATTTAATTTTCGTATAAGCTCTAAATATAATTTATATTGGAAAAAATGTTATGAATATGCGTCTTTTATTGTTATTTGCTCTATTTAAAGTATAAATGTTTAGCTGAGTGTTTATGGTATACACAAAGAACTATAGAAAACGGTTAGAGCAGAAGTTATACTAAAAGACAGTTGTGACACATATATCCTATTTTATGCATAACCCAGCTGTTTTAAGCTTAGTGCCATTATTTTCTAGGCTTATAACCTGCATAGTCAGCAATAACTCCCACTATTTCTTTAGGTAGTGGGGGATTGTTTGAAGCCACAGTCCCCGAAAGTGCTCCTAAAGCTGCTAGGCCTGCTCTTTGAAATTCTAAAGCCTTTTTGTTTATAAGCATTTCTATGGCTCTACGTGTTTTGCTATTAGTTATTCTTCGAGCAAGTTCTCGTAGATGATTTATATTTATTTTAATGTCTGGTAAAGCTAAAAGAGTTTCCAGTACTTGAGTATTTTTATTTATAATAGCCAAGTCAATAGGCTGTGGGCAATCGGAGCTTTCACTGGTAATAGTATTATATTCAGCTTGGTGGTCTAATAAATTTTTTATGATATCATACCTAGCGTCAAAACGAATAGCGTGTTGTAAAGCGGT harbors:
- a CDS encoding SDR family NAD(P)-dependent oxidoreductase, translated to MKLFRSLLLIVACSFRAVITDCLPTEKKAIVIGASSGMGREIAKLLSKEGYNVGLVARRISLLESLQKEIATPTFIKQIDVTHPSARQQLQELIEKMGGLDLMVISISAYLDNRNATAKNEADFNPQKTWSEKERTLDVDAKGFIAMADVALDFFKAQGSGHLVGISSTSGQRGVAYSPEYSAAKACTSYYMEGIRNYLKQNNLPVKVTDVVAGYVAVEHSRLGEDPSAYWEVTVEQAGKTIVEGIKKQKQVIYVPSKVWIVSFLLKHLPDYIYNNYLSWL
- a CDS encoding transposase, yielding MISENIRNEIKNVFPKKKSKVGRPPTNQKLVVSGILYTLTTGCQWHNLPDYYGKPTTVHGWFRIWVKFKIFDKVLLKSIDAAIQHIDSPKCFITDTSSAKAPFAKFSGKNSTDRSKMGVKMLKHKIFWLNNLDL